From one Thalassospira lucentensis genomic stretch:
- a CDS encoding lysine/arginine/ornithine ABC transporter substrate-binding protein, protein MKNWIKVATAAAVGVALSASAASAAWEKVVIATEGAYPPFNYVDKDGKLQGFDVDFAVKLCETAGIECEIVAQDWDGIIPGLLAKKYDAIIAQMSITEERKRSIDFTNYYSTTPAVFVGKEGMSVEAWKDGAVVEDALDGLVIGVQRSTTHSAFLEDNFPNAEIRMYDTQDNALLDLTAGRIDATLADSGVLVEWVKSDEGKGYAFVSETFAPKEFFGEGAGIGIRKEDQDLKEILNKALAEMLANGSYQEINKKYFEEINLHPN, encoded by the coding sequence ATGAAAAACTGGATCAAGGTTGCGACCGCAGCAGCCGTAGGTGTAGCACTGAGTGCATCGGCAGCAAGTGCAGCCTGGGAAAAGGTCGTTATTGCGACTGAAGGTGCATATCCTCCGTTCAACTATGTCGACAAGGATGGCAAACTGCAGGGGTTTGACGTCGATTTCGCGGTAAAACTTTGTGAGACGGCTGGTATCGAATGTGAAATCGTAGCCCAGGACTGGGACGGGATCATTCCGGGTCTGCTGGCAAAAAAATATGATGCGATTATCGCCCAGATGTCGATCACCGAAGAGCGTAAACGCTCCATCGACTTCACCAATTACTACAGCACCACGCCGGCGGTATTTGTTGGTAAGGAAGGAATGTCTGTGGAGGCATGGAAAGATGGCGCAGTTGTTGAAGACGCGCTTGACGGTCTCGTGATCGGCGTTCAGCGCTCGACCACTCACTCTGCTTTCCTCGAAGACAATTTCCCGAACGCCGAAATTCGTATGTATGACACGCAGGACAACGCTCTGCTTGATCTTACGGCTGGCCGCATTGATGCAACACTGGCCGATTCCGGTGTTCTCGTTGAATGGGTCAAGTCCGATGAGGGCAAAGGCTATGCTTTCGTGTCGGAAACTTTTGCGCCTAAAGAATTCTTTGGCGAAGGTGCCGGTATCGGCATTCGCAAAGAAGATCAGGACCTGAAAGAAATCCTGAACAAGGCACTGGCCGAAATGCTTGCCAATGGTTCGTATCAGGAAATCAACAAAAAATATTTCGAAGAAATCAACCTGCACCCGAATTGA
- a CDS encoding ABC transporter ATP-binding protein — protein sequence MPALKVEGMFKSFGEHEVLKGIDLTANTGDVISIIGSSGSGKSTFLRCINLLETPNSGTVHVHGELIKMRGLKDGSQEPADKKQLQRIRTKLAMVFQSFNLWSHLTILENVIEAPVHVLGIPKKEAVERADALLHKVGMYERRDYYPGHISGGQQQRAAIARALAIEPEVLLFDEPTSALDPELVGEVLRVMTDLAEEGRTMLVVTHEMGFAKGVSSHVMFLHQGLVEEFGEPKEVFENPKSERMKQFLQRDF from the coding sequence ATACCCGCCCTAAAGGTCGAAGGGATGTTCAAAAGCTTTGGGGAGCATGAAGTCCTCAAAGGTATTGATCTGACCGCGAATACCGGTGACGTTATTTCGATCATCGGTTCATCCGGTTCTGGCAAAAGTACCTTTTTGCGCTGCATCAACCTTCTTGAAACACCGAATTCCGGCACCGTGCATGTTCATGGCGAACTGATCAAGATGCGCGGCCTGAAAGATGGAAGTCAGGAACCGGCCGACAAAAAACAGCTTCAACGCATTCGCACCAAACTGGCTATGGTATTTCAAAGCTTCAATCTTTGGAGCCACCTGACCATTCTGGAAAATGTGATCGAAGCGCCGGTGCATGTTCTTGGCATTCCGAAAAAAGAAGCCGTCGAACGTGCCGATGCTCTGCTTCACAAAGTGGGCATGTATGAACGCCGCGACTATTATCCCGGCCACATTTCCGGCGGGCAGCAGCAACGCGCCGCAATTGCCCGCGCTTTGGCAATCGAACCTGAAGTTCTGCTGTTTGACGAGCCGACGTCCGCGCTTGATCCTGAACTTGTAGGGGAAGTTCTTCGGGTCATGACCGACCTTGCCGAAGAAGGCCGTACGATGCTGGTCGTTACGCACGAGATGGGTTTTGCCAAAGGAGTATCGAGCCACGTCATGTTCCTCCATCAGGGACTGGTGGAAGAGTTTGGAGAGCCGAAAGAGGTATTTGAAAATCCAAAATCAGAACGTATGAAGCAATTCCTTCAGCGTGATTTCTGA
- a CDS encoding ABC transporter permease — protein sequence MFDLYGRGWQMLEGGLVTVQLCLTVLPFMIILGLLGASAKLSRYRSLRIIGESYTVIIRGIPELLVILLIYFGGTIAVQNLAELIGGEAVRVDIPAFWSGVAALALVQGAFASEVFRAAMQSIPVGQIEAATACGMTPAQIFLRIKLPQLWRFALPGLNNLFQVLIKDTALISVVGVEEILRKAAVGAGTEKAPFTFYLVAMAMFLAFTTVSLFVFNRLEKRASRGIARA from the coding sequence ATGTTTGATTTATACGGCCGCGGTTGGCAGATGCTTGAAGGTGGGCTTGTGACAGTCCAGCTTTGCCTGACCGTGCTGCCATTCATGATTATTCTCGGTTTGCTGGGCGCTTCGGCAAAATTGTCGCGTTACCGGAGCTTGCGGATAATCGGGGAAAGCTACACCGTTATTATCCGTGGCATTCCCGAGCTTTTGGTTATTTTATTGATCTATTTTGGCGGCACGATTGCCGTGCAGAACCTTGCCGAGCTTATTGGCGGTGAAGCTGTTCGTGTCGATATCCCGGCATTCTGGTCGGGCGTGGCGGCACTTGCTCTTGTTCAGGGTGCATTCGCCTCTGAAGTATTTCGCGCAGCCATGCAATCCATTCCGGTTGGCCAGATTGAAGCAGCAACTGCGTGCGGCATGACACCAGCGCAAATATTCCTTCGTATCAAGTTACCGCAACTCTGGCGGTTCGCCCTGCCCGGGCTGAATAACCTGTTTCAGGTTCTGATCAAGGATACGGCCCTGATTTCAGTCGTCGGTGTCGAGGAAATCCTGCGGAAAGCGGCGGTTGGTGCAGGGACAGAAAAAGCGCCCTTTACATTTTATCTGGTTGCAATGGCGATGTTCCTGGCTTTTACCACTGTATCGCTGTTCGTCTTCAACCGACTGGAAAAGCGGGCTTCCCGCGGCATTGCGAGGGCGTAA
- a CDS encoding phosphopentomutase: MARAIIIVADSFGIGAAPDAAKFGDQGSDTLGHIAENCAKGLADNDIRKGTLNIPNMTALGLGEAARDATGRVPPGLEHGGAIIGAYGHAKELSRGKDTPSGHWEIAGVPVDFDWGYFPLEVPTFPKELTDALIEQAKLPGILGNCHASGTTIITELGEEHIKTGMPICYTSADSVFQIAAHEEHFGLDRLYEVCEIAFKLVAPYNIGRVIARPFVGSSPADFKRTANRRDIAIPPHKPTLLDKFSEAGGTVISVGKIADIYAQRGISKKVKASGNMALFDAMMTEIDQAPDNSIVFTNLVDFDMEFGHRRDVPGYANALEEFDARIPELRAVLKPDDLVIITADHGCDPTWRGNDHTREFVPIMAFGPAIQPGPIGMRDSFADIGQTIADHLGIAPLAAGTSFLNG; encoded by the coding sequence ATGGCGCGCGCCATCATCATTGTTGCAGACAGTTTCGGTATCGGTGCAGCCCCGGATGCGGCCAAGTTCGGTGATCAGGGATCGGACACCTTAGGTCATATTGCAGAAAACTGCGCCAAGGGGCTGGCAGACAATGATATTCGTAAAGGTACCCTGAACATACCAAACATGACGGCACTGGGCCTTGGCGAAGCTGCCAGGGATGCAACCGGTCGTGTTCCGCCGGGGCTTGAGCATGGGGGGGCGATCATCGGGGCCTATGGCCACGCCAAAGAACTGTCCCGCGGCAAGGATACGCCAAGCGGACATTGGGAAATCGCCGGTGTTCCTGTTGATTTTGACTGGGGTTATTTTCCACTTGAAGTCCCGACCTTCCCCAAGGAGCTAACCGATGCCCTGATCGAACAGGCAAAACTGCCCGGCATTCTGGGCAATTGTCATGCGTCTGGCACGACGATCATTACCGAGCTTGGTGAAGAACACATCAAAACCGGCATGCCGATTTGCTATACCTCGGCCGATAGCGTGTTTCAGATTGCCGCCCACGAGGAGCATTTCGGCCTGGATCGGTTGTACGAGGTTTGCGAGATCGCCTTTAAACTGGTTGCGCCTTACAATATTGGCCGTGTTATCGCACGCCCGTTTGTGGGTAGCAGCCCTGCTGATTTCAAACGAACGGCAAACCGCCGCGACATTGCCATTCCGCCGCATAAACCAACCCTGCTGGATAAATTTAGCGAGGCTGGCGGGACAGTCATATCGGTGGGTAAAATTGCAGATATCTATGCGCAGCGCGGCATTTCAAAAAAGGTCAAGGCATCGGGCAATATGGCCCTTTTTGACGCCATGATGACCGAAATTGATCAGGCCCCTGATAACAGCATCGTTTTCACCAATCTGGTCGATTTCGATATGGAATTCGGCCATCGTCGTGATGTACCCGGCTATGCCAACGCACTTGAAGAATTCGATGCCCGGATTCCCGAACTGCGTGCGGTTTTAAAGCCGGACGATCTTGTCATTATCACCGCGGATCACGGCTGTGACCCGACATGGCGCGGCAACGACCACACACGTGAGTTCGTGCCGATTATGGCGTTTGGTCCTGCCATTCAACCCGGTCCGATTGGCATGCGCGACAGTTTCGCCGATATCGGTCAAACCATTGCAGACCATCTTGGTATTGCGCCACTTGCGGCGGGTACTTCTTTCCTGAATGGATAA
- a CDS encoding DsbA family oxidoreductase, with the protein MNWQLGHSEASMAAIRIEAIIDTVCPWCYIGKKRLEKALAREQLDHMPITWRPFLLNPDMPNGGIDRKLYLSAKFGGTESATRVYKAIEAAGAAVGIDFNFDAIRLTPNSTDSHRLIYKVCAERPAVGNDLVEDLFTAYFLDGRDIGDHDVLSEIAVSHGEDRNEILDYLGGDMDREFVSQENRVAHQMGVTGVPCFLFNSRHALSGAQEPDILQRMIRLARQEETPV; encoded by the coding sequence ATGAACTGGCAACTTGGACATAGCGAAGCATCGATGGCGGCGATCCGGATTGAGGCGATCATCGATACGGTATGTCCCTGGTGCTATATCGGCAAAAAACGGCTGGAAAAGGCGCTCGCGCGCGAGCAATTGGACCACATGCCGATTACCTGGCGTCCATTCCTGTTAAACCCCGATATGCCAAATGGTGGCATTGACCGGAAATTGTATCTTTCCGCCAAATTCGGTGGCACTGAAAGTGCAACCCGTGTCTACAAGGCGATCGAAGCTGCAGGGGCAGCCGTTGGGATCGACTTCAACTTTGATGCCATTCGCCTGACACCAAACTCAACAGATTCCCATCGTCTGATTTATAAGGTTTGTGCCGAACGTCCCGCCGTCGGCAACGATCTTGTTGAAGACCTGTTCACCGCTTACTTCCTTGATGGACGCGATATTGGCGATCATGACGTTCTGTCCGAAATTGCCGTCTCCCATGGCGAGGACAGAAACGAAATCCTTGATTATCTTGGTGGTGATATGGATCGTGAATTCGTATCGCAGGAAAACCGTGTCGCCCATCAAATGGGGGTAACCGGTGTGCCCTGCTTCCTGTTTAATAGCCGCCATGCTCTGTCCGGGGCACAGGAACCCGATATCCTGCAACGTATGATCCGTCTGGCGCGCCAGGAAGAAACACCCGTCTGA
- the deoC gene encoding deoxyribose-phosphate aldolase: MFDLNSVSEVITAAKAAAKSDADTARLAISVLDLTSLNDDDTVEKIEALCDRAQSPAGNTAAVCVYAPFVETAWRALGQSGVKTATVVNFPAGGANAQRVGDETADAVAKGADEVDLVLPYKAFLAGDIQTVIDVIEATRMACGPMTTMKVILESGEFDDLSKVYDAARLAIKHGANFVKTSTGKVPVGATPEAAVAMITAIRDAREEDGLACGFKASGGVKTTDDAALFLAIADEIMGEGWAEPATFRFGASGVLTALLETCGIDPASVPRTTGNY, encoded by the coding sequence ATGTTCGACCTGAATTCTGTTTCAGAAGTCATTACAGCTGCCAAAGCTGCCGCAAAAAGCGATGCGGATACCGCGCGTCTGGCCATTTCTGTTCTTGATCTGACCAGTCTGAATGACGATGACACGGTCGAAAAGATCGAAGCACTGTGTGATCGCGCACAAAGCCCAGCAGGCAATACTGCCGCTGTTTGCGTTTACGCCCCTTTCGTCGAAACCGCATGGCGGGCACTGGGACAAAGCGGCGTTAAAACCGCAACCGTAGTCAATTTCCCAGCTGGTGGCGCCAATGCGCAGCGTGTCGGCGACGAAACCGCTGACGCGGTTGCCAAGGGTGCGGACGAGGTTGATCTGGTTCTGCCTTACAAAGCTTTTCTTGCCGGGGACATTCAGACCGTCATTGATGTGATTGAGGCAACCCGCATGGCTTGCGGCCCGATGACGACGATGAAGGTTATCCTTGAAAGTGGCGAGTTTGACGATCTTTCAAAGGTTTATGACGCAGCCCGCCTTGCGATCAAGCATGGTGCGAATTTCGTCAAAACATCGACCGGGAAGGTGCCGGTTGGCGCAACGCCCGAGGCCGCGGTGGCAATGATCACAGCCATCCGCGACGCCCGCGAGGAAGATGGCCTTGCCTGCGGTTTCAAGGCATCTGGCGGTGTCAAAACGACCGATGACGCAGCACTCTTTCTTGCCATTGCGGACGAGATCATGGGTGAAGGCTGGGCAGAGCCTGCAACGTTCCGCTTCGGTGCAAGCGGGGTCCTGACAGCCTTGTTGGAAACTTGCGGTATTGATCCGGCATCGGTACCCAGAACGACTGGCAACTACTGA
- a CDS encoding M14 family metallopeptidase → MQQERIELLRPQMGTARALTVRRYGTTGKGPKAYLQAALHADELPGVIALHHLEILLKTAEENNQIKGEIVVVPFANPIGFTQYVDMKPLGRFEMRTGQNFNRHYPDLCKELIAAVDGKLGQDPDANVECVRAALRRLIKEHRVNAGPLTDLEDLRLTLAELAIDADYVLDLHCDWEAAMHLYTSDSSWPDAADLSAQIGAEACLIAEESGANPFDEAFSRPWVELRRVYGDKFPIPMATLSTTIELRGEQDVYDHLASQDAKNLFAFLQRRGVIGGDPGPLPEAKCTATPLAGVDRVTATHGGMIVFSVDAGVHVKAGQELGYVLDCETGDKTPFSSRTDGFMYARVGGRLVVPGGLLCSVAGADVLPGREGLLLTAR, encoded by the coding sequence ATGCAACAGGAACGCATTGAACTGCTTCGCCCGCAAATGGGTACTGCCCGCGCGCTTACCGTCCGTCGCTACGGCACCACCGGCAAAGGACCGAAAGCTTATCTTCAGGCAGCACTACATGCCGATGAACTGCCCGGAGTTATCGCCCTGCACCATTTGGAAATTCTTCTGAAAACGGCCGAAGAAAACAACCAGATCAAGGGGGAAATCGTTGTTGTGCCATTCGCCAACCCGATCGGTTTCACCCAATATGTTGACATGAAGCCGCTTGGTCGCTTTGAAATGCGCACCGGCCAGAACTTCAACCGGCACTATCCTGACCTGTGCAAGGAACTTATTGCTGCAGTTGATGGGAAACTTGGTCAGGATCCCGATGCCAACGTCGAATGTGTGCGTGCCGCACTTCGCCGACTGATCAAAGAGCATCGCGTTAATGCCGGGCCCTTGACCGACCTTGAGGATTTGCGTCTGACGCTGGCGGAACTCGCAATTGATGCAGACTATGTTCTTGACCTGCATTGCGACTGGGAAGCTGCAATGCACCTTTACACGAGCGATTCCAGCTGGCCGGACGCAGCAGACCTTTCTGCCCAAATCGGTGCGGAAGCATGTCTGATTGCCGAAGAAAGCGGTGCGAACCCGTTCGACGAAGCTTTCAGCCGCCCGTGGGTCGAACTGCGTCGTGTCTATGGTGACAAGTTCCCTATCCCAATGGCAACGCTCTCAACAACAATTGAATTGCGCGGTGAACAGGATGTTTATGATCACCTTGCCAGCCAGGATGCCAAGAACCTGTTTGCCTTTCTGCAACGTCGCGGTGTTATCGGGGGCGATCCCGGTCCCCTGCCCGAGGCAAAATGCACAGCAACGCCACTTGCTGGCGTTGATCGCGTAACGGCAACCCATGGCGGGATGATCGTGTTTTCCGTTGATGCCGGCGTGCATGTCAAGGCAGGTCAGGAACTGGGTTATGTTCTTGATTGCGAAACCGGTGACAAAACACCGTTTTCCAGCCGCACGGATGGTTTCATGTATGCCCGCGTTGGTGGGCGCCTTGTGGTGCCGGGTGGTTTGCTGTGCTCGGTGGCCGGGGCAGACGTTCTGCCGGGGCGTGAAGGACTTCTGCTGACCGCCCGTTGA
- the mfd gene encoding transcription-repair coupling factor, with protein MSKLKEIISTKGRKRLCGVPEGADALLLRELLDASVNNSTILHVVRDDKRMAQLAEALAFFAGEVEVLTLPAWDCLPYDRVSPIAEVTARRVETLTTLAEDIKPASGQGRIVLATAAAIMQRVPRVDVMRDGKLTFKSGQEHSRADLTGYFDRMGYNRAEQVMEPGDYAVRGDILDIFAPGMKEPVRLDFFGDEIESIRRFDVETQRTVGRINEIALLPVGEVFLDQDSISRFRSGYRELFGVVSQADPLYESISNGLKYGGMEHWLPLFHDGMDTVFAYLPDVMVSFDHQYGEVIENRLEMIDDYYQARLNIKGGGLSGDNVYKPVPPERLYLDQAEFDRMLNDRTVLELSPYYEEESPERAVFDMGARPGRDFGDVRARADTNLYDELRDFISVQRGKNQQVVIAAYSDGSRDRMVSVLREHGVAKVVTAECWEDITNDLTPEQLAIVILDLEHGFRREGLWILSEQDILGDRMSRPGGRRRKAENFLREASEISEGDLVVHLDHGIGRYLGLRTVTAGGAPHDCLELEYDGGDKLFVPVENIEVLSRYGSDEGLSILDKLGGVAWQARKAKLRERIRDMAGKLIKVAAERHLRKGAALTAPEGSYDEFCASFPFAETEDQARAIRDTLDDLAAGKPMDRLVCGDVGFGKTEVALRAAFAAVMSGKQVAIVAPTTLLCRQHYLTFRQRFDGLPVRVEQLSRLVTGKNAKLVKDNLESGHVDIVCGTHALLGNGVKFKDLGLLIIDEEQHFGVKHKERLKELKTDVHVLTLTATPIPRTLQLALTGVKELSIIATPPVDRLAVRTYITPYDPVVVREAILRERHRGGQIFYVCPRVNELGRIAKELETLVPEIKFDVAHGQMGPRDLEQVMTDFTDRKFDLLLATNIIESGIDVPNANTMIIHRADMFGLAQLYQLRGRIGRSKQRAYAYLTLPNGKKLTATALKRLEVMQTLDSLGAGFNLASHDLDIRGAGNLLGEEQSGHIKEVGIELYQQMIEEAVAEAKGEIEADDATSFVPQINVGMPVLIPDRYVPDLGVRLGLYRRISELRSREEVDQFAAEMIDRFGKLPKEVENLLDVVMIKQWCRTSNIEKLDAGPKGALITLRNNEFPNPAGLVGFIQQQVGVARLRPDHKIVYAAGWDGPTDRLEGLKRLMRRLADIAAKA; from the coding sequence TTGCTTTCTTTGCGGGCGAGGTCGAGGTCTTAACCCTGCCTGCATGGGATTGCTTGCCCTATGACCGGGTTTCGCCGATTGCCGAAGTAACGGCACGCCGTGTTGAAACATTGACGACACTGGCCGAGGATATCAAACCGGCCAGTGGGCAGGGACGTATTGTTCTGGCAACAGCGGCCGCGATCATGCAGCGGGTTCCGCGGGTCGACGTCATGCGGGATGGCAAACTGACCTTTAAGTCAGGACAGGAACATTCGCGCGCCGATCTGACCGGATATTTCGATCGGATGGGCTATAACCGTGCCGAACAGGTTATGGAGCCAGGTGATTACGCGGTTCGCGGTGATATTCTTGATATCTTTGCACCCGGCATGAAAGAGCCCGTGCGGCTTGATTTCTTTGGGGACGAGATCGAAAGTATTCGCCGGTTTGACGTTGAAACGCAGCGTACCGTCGGACGGATCAATGAAATCGCCCTTTTGCCCGTTGGCGAAGTGTTCCTCGATCAGGACAGCATTTCCCGGTTCCGCAGTGGATATCGCGAACTTTTTGGTGTCGTATCGCAAGCTGATCCACTTTATGAGTCGATCAGTAACGGCTTGAAATATGGTGGCATGGAACATTGGCTGCCGCTATTCCACGACGGTATGGACACTGTTTTTGCCTATCTGCCGGATGTAATGGTCAGTTTTGATCATCAATATGGCGAGGTTATCGAAAACCGCCTTGAGATGATTGACGATTATTATCAGGCGCGCCTGAACATAAAGGGCGGCGGGCTTTCGGGGGACAATGTTTACAAACCTGTTCCACCCGAACGGCTTTATCTGGATCAGGCCGAATTTGACCGAATGCTGAATGATCGCACGGTTCTTGAGCTTTCACCCTATTACGAGGAAGAAAGTCCTGAGCGTGCCGTTTTTGATATGGGCGCACGACCGGGACGTGATTTTGGCGATGTGCGGGCACGAGCCGATACCAACCTTTATGACGAGCTACGCGATTTCATTTCTGTCCAGCGTGGGAAAAATCAGCAGGTTGTTATTGCGGCCTATTCTGACGGATCACGTGACCGTATGGTTTCCGTCTTGCGCGAACATGGTGTTGCCAAGGTTGTAACCGCGGAATGCTGGGAAGACATCACCAATGATTTGACACCGGAACAGCTCGCCATTGTTATTCTTGACCTTGAGCATGGTTTCCGCCGCGAAGGCCTTTGGATCCTATCGGAACAGGATATTCTGGGCGACCGCATGAGCCGCCCGGGCGGACGCCGTCGCAAGGCCGAAAACTTCCTGCGGGAAGCATCCGAGATTTCAGAGGGTGACCTCGTCGTTCACCTTGATCACGGGATCGGTCGCTATCTTGGTCTTCGGACCGTTACCGCAGGTGGTGCGCCACACGATTGTCTGGAACTGGAATATGACGGCGGGGACAAGCTTTTTGTCCCGGTAGAAAATATTGAAGTTCTGTCGCGATATGGCTCGGACGAGGGATTGTCGATCCTTGACAAGCTTGGCGGTGTTGCATGGCAAGCCCGCAAAGCCAAGCTGCGCGAACGTATCCGTGATATGGCTGGCAAGCTGATCAAGGTTGCCGCCGAACGCCATCTGCGCAAAGGAGCGGCCTTGACCGCCCCCGAAGGCAGTTATGACGAGTTCTGTGCAAGCTTTCCGTTTGCCGAAACCGAAGATCAGGCGCGTGCCATTCGTGACACGTTGGACGATCTCGCGGCGGGCAAACCTATGGATCGTCTTGTGTGTGGTGATGTCGGTTTTGGTAAGACAGAGGTTGCATTGCGTGCTGCCTTTGCCGCGGTGATGTCCGGTAAGCAGGTTGCGATTGTCGCCCCGACCACGTTGTTGTGCCGGCAGCATTACCTGACCTTCAGGCAACGCTTTGATGGGCTTCCGGTCCGGGTTGAACAACTGTCGCGTCTGGTAACCGGTAAGAACGCCAAACTGGTCAAGGACAACCTTGAAAGCGGACATGTCGATATCGTATGCGGTACGCACGCACTGTTGGGCAATGGTGTAAAGTTCAAGGACCTTGGGCTTCTGATTATCGATGAAGAGCAGCATTTCGGCGTAAAGCACAAGGAACGCCTGAAAGAGCTTAAAACCGATGTTCACGTTCTGACGCTAACGGCGACGCCGATCCCGCGCACATTGCAGCTTGCGCTGACCGGAGTTAAAGAACTTTCGATTATTGCAACACCGCCGGTCGATCGCTTAGCTGTTCGGACCTATATCACGCCTTATGACCCGGTAGTCGTGCGCGAAGCGATCCTGCGTGAACGTCACCGTGGGGGGCAAATCTTCTATGTGTGTCCGCGGGTCAATGAACTTGGACGGATTGCGAAAGAACTTGAAACACTTGTGCCTGAAATCAAGTTTGACGTTGCACATGGCCAAATGGGGCCTCGTGACCTTGAACAGGTGATGACCGATTTCACCGATCGCAAATTTGATTTGTTGCTTGCGACCAACATCATTGAGTCCGGCATCGATGTTCCGAACGCCAATACCATGATCATCCATCGTGCTGACATGTTCGGGCTGGCACAGCTTTATCAGTTGCGCGGGCGTATCGGCCGATCAAAACAGCGTGCATATGCCTATCTGACGTTGCCGAATGGCAAGAAACTCACCGCAACGGCGCTGAAACGACTTGAGGTCATGCAGACGCTTGACAGTCTTGGTGCCGGTTTTAATCTTGCCAGCCATGACCTTGACATTCGTGGGGCAGGGAACCTGCTTGGCGAGGAACAATCCGGCCATATCAAGGAAGTAGGGATCGAACTTTATCAGCAAATGATCGAAGAAGCCGTGGCAGAAGCCAAGGGAGAGATCGAAGCCGATGATGCGACATCCTTCGTCCCGCAGATCAATGTTGGAATGCCGGTTCTGATACCGGATCGCTATGTGCCTGATCTTGGTGTGCGACTTGGCCTGTATCGTCGTATCTCGGAATTACGTTCACGCGAGGAAGTCGATCAATTCGCCGCCGAGATGATTGACCGGTTCGGCAAATTGCCGAAGGAAGTTGAAAACCTTCTGGATGTGGTCATGATCAAGCAGTGGTGCCGGACATCGAATATCGAAAAACTTGATGCCGGTCCGAAAGGTGCGCTGATCACGCTACGCAATAACGAATTTCCGAACCCGGCCGGTCTGGTTGGTTTTATCCAGCAACAGGTTGGCGTGGCACGTTTGCGTCCGGATCACAAGATCGTCTATGCCGCTGGTTGGGATGGTCCGACAGACCGTCTGGAGGGTTTGAAGCGTCTGATGCGTCGTCTGGCCGATATTGCGGCAAAGGCATAA
- a CDS encoding ABC transporter permease: protein MFEDLIYVLTKYDSWLWQGFLLTLQLLAVSVVFGTLIAIPLAIARVSKLIWVQALPFAFIYVFRGTPLIAQLFMMYYGCGQLIANIEGIQDHWSWTYLRDPYWYCLLTFVLNTAAYMAEIMRGGIQNVPNGEIEAARACGMRPATIYRRIIFPRMWQIIWPAYTNDVIFTLKATSLASTVTMMELTGAARKIVARTALPYEAFISAGVIYLIIVYVLTFGFKGVEKYLRRNENRKENKSTIAKAGGHI, encoded by the coding sequence ATGTTTGAAGATCTGATATACGTCCTGACCAAATATGATAGCTGGCTGTGGCAGGGTTTCCTTCTGACACTGCAATTGTTGGCGGTTTCTGTTGTATTTGGCACACTGATTGCCATCCCGCTTGCCATCGCCCGTGTTTCAAAGCTTATTTGGGTTCAGGCCCTGCCCTTTGCGTTTATCTATGTGTTTCGCGGTACGCCGCTGATCGCACAGCTGTTCATGATGTATTACGGTTGCGGGCAACTTATCGCCAACATTGAAGGCATACAGGATCACTGGTCCTGGACCTATCTGCGTGATCCCTACTGGTACTGCCTGCTGACATTCGTCCTGAATACGGCGGCCTATATGGCCGAGATCATGCGTGGTGGTATCCAGAACGTTCCGAATGGCGAGATTGAAGCTGCACGCGCGTGTGGCATGCGGCCTGCCACCATTTATCGCCGGATCATCTTCCCGCGTATGTGGCAGATCATCTGGCCTGCCTATACCAACGATGTGATTTTTACGCTTAAGGCAACATCGCTGGCATCAACGGTGACCATGATGGAATTGACCGGTGCCGCCCGCAAAATTGTTGCGCGTACCGCATTGCCATATGAAGCCTTCATTTCGGCAGGCGTGATCTATCTGATTATCGTTTATGTCCTGACCTTTGGCTTCAAGGGTGTTGAAAAATACCTGCGCCGGAACGAGAACCGGAAAGAAAACAAATCCACTATTGCGAAAGCCGGTGGACATATCTGA